A stretch of the Leopardus geoffroyi isolate Oge1 chromosome B2, O.geoffroyi_Oge1_pat1.0, whole genome shotgun sequence genome encodes the following:
- the GUCA1A gene encoding guanylyl cyclase-activating protein 1, with the protein MGNVMDGKSVEELSSTECHQWYKKFMTECPSGQLTLYEFRQFFGLKNLSPSTSQYVEQMFETFDFNKDGYIDFMEYVAALSLVLKGKVEQKLRWYFKLYDVDGNGCIDRDELLTIIRAIRAINPCSDTTMSAEEFTNTVFSKIDVNGDGELSLEEFIEGVQKDQMLLDTLTRSLDLTRIVRRLQNGENEEEGEGAGGGETEAAG; encoded by the exons ATGGGCAACGTGATGGACGGTAAGTCGGTGGAGGAGCTGAGCAGCACCGAGTGCCACCAGTGGTACAAGAAGTTCATGACCGAGTGCCCCTCCGGCCAGCTCACCCTCTACGAGTTCCGCCAGTTCTTCGGCCTCAAGAACCTGAGCCCGTCCACCAGCCAGTATGTGGAGCAGATGTTTGAGACCTTTGACTTCAACAAA GACGGCTACATCGACTTCATGGAGTACGTGGCGGCGCTCAGCCTGGTCCTCAAGGGGAAGGTGGAACAGAAGCTGCGCTGGTACTTCAAGCTCTACGACGTCGATGGCAACGGATGCATCGACAGGGACGAGCTGCTCACCATCATCCGG gcCATCCGAGCCATTAACCCCTGCAGCGACACGACCATGAGTGCAGAAGAGTTCACCAATACAGTGTTCTCCAAGATTGATGTCAATGGGGATG ggGAACTCTCCCTGGAGGAGTTCATCGAGGGCGTCCAGAAGGACCAGATGCTCCTGGACACGCTGACACGGAGCCTGGACCTCACCCGCATCGTGCGCAGGCTCCAGAACGGCGAGAAcgaagaggagggggaaggggccgGCGGCGGGGAGACTGAGGCGGCAGGCTGA
- the GUCA1B gene encoding guanylyl cyclase-activating protein 2, whose product MGQQFSWEEAEAAGEMDVAELQEWYKKFVVECPSGSLFMHEFKRFFKVTGNEEATQYVEGMFRAFDKNGDNTIDFLEYVAALNLVLRGTLEHKLKWTFKIYDKDRNGCIDRLELLDIVEAIYKLKKACRVEEEAEQQGQLLTPEEVVDRIFLLVDENGDGQLSLNEFIEGARRDKWVMKMLQMDMNPGGWISQQRRKSAMF is encoded by the exons ATGGGACAGCAGTTCAGCTgggaggaggcggaggcggcCGGCGAGATGGACGTGGCCGAGCTCCAGGAGTGGTACAAGAAGTTCGTGGTGGAGTGCCCCAGCGGCTCTCTCTTCATGCACGAGTTTAAGCGCTTCTTCAAGGTCACAGGCAACGAGGAGGCCACCCAGTACGTAGAGGGCATGTTCCGAGCCTTCGACAAGAATGGG GACAACACCATCGACTTCTTGGAGTATGTGGCCGCCCTGAACCTCGTGCTGAGGGGCACCCTGGAACACAAGCTGAAGTGGACCTTCAAGATCTATGACAAGGACCGCAACGGCTGCATCGACCGCCTGGAGCTGCTCGACATTGTGGAG GCGATCTACAAGCTGAAGAAAGCCTgcagggtggaggaggaggccgAGCAGCAAGGACAGCTGCTCACACCCGAGGAGGTGGTGGACAGGATCTTCCTTCTGGTGGATGAGAACGGAGATG GCCAGCTGTCTCTGAATGAGTTCATTGAAGGTGCCCGTCGTGACAAGTGGGTGATGAAGATGCTCCAGATGGACATGAACCCCGGTGGCTGGATCTCTCAGCAGAGGCGGAAAAGCGCCATGTTCTGA